The sequence GCCGAGGCTGTCGAGCAGGAAGCTGGACTTGCGATACAAGGCACCGCCGCTGGCCGCGTGCACGAAGCTGCCGATCAGGCCGGCGGCCAGCGGGGCCTCGAAAATGACCGGCACATCGCAGGTCGACACCTGGCGGCCGTTGAGGCGCGCCACGGCGCGCTCGGCGGCGGTCCGGCCGATGTCGGCCGCGCCTTGCAGTTCGCTGGCGTCGCGGCAGCTGTCGTACCAGTAGTCGCGCTGCATGCCGTCGCCCTCACCGGCGATCACCGAGCACGACACCGAATGCCGGGTCGAGGCGTAGCCGCCCATGAAGCCGAGGCTGTTGGCGGAGACGAAGTGCGACTCCTGGCGCGAGACGCTGGCGCCTTCGGAGTTGCTGATGCGCGCGTCGCGGTCGAAGGCGGCCGCTTCGCACGCGCGGGCCAGGTCGATGGCCTGTTCGACCGACAGGTCCCACGGGTGGTGGAGGTCGAGGTCGGGGAAGTCGGTGGCGAGCAGCTCGCGATCGGCCAGGCCGGCGAACTCGTCGGCGGCGGTGAAGCGGGCGATCGACAGCGCGGCGTCGACGGTGGCGCGCAAGGCCTCGGACTTGAAGTCGGAGGTGCTGGCGTAGCCGCGCTGCTGGCCCACATACACCGTCACGCCGACGCCCTTGTCGCGGTTGTATTCGATGGTGTCGATTTCGCTGCGGCGCACCGCCACCGAGGCGCCGACGCCTTCGGAGACATCGGTTTCGCAGGCGGTGGCGCCCTTGTCGCGGGCATATTTGAGAATGTCGCTGGCGATTTCGCGCAGCGCGTCCTGAGAGTAGCTGAAGCCGTTTGCGGACATGGGCGGTGAGGGCCGGTGCGGGAAAGCTATAATCTTAACCGTTTCCGCCAACTGCCTACGTATATGACCGATCACGACCCGATCGACCTTGAAGATGACGTGCCCGAGGGGCCGAGCAAGACCCGCCGCAAGAAGGACTCGGACGCGCTGCAGCGCCTCGGCGCCGAGCTGGTGGCCTTGTCGGCCGAGCGGCTCAAGAAGGTGCCATTGCCCGACAACCTGCGCGATGCCGTGCGTGCGTGCCAGCGCTTCAAGATGGAAGCGCGCCGCCGTCAGCTGCAGTACATCGGCAAGCTGATGCGCAACGTCGATCCCGAACCGATCCAGGCCATGCTCGATGTGTTCAACGGCGTGTCGGCCGAGGAAATTGCCCGGCAGCATCGCATCGAGCGGCAGCGCGAGCGGCTGCTCGAAGACGAAGGCATGCTGTTCGAGCTGGCCGAGCGCCATCCCGGCGCCGACCTGCAACGCCTGCGCGTCTTGCGCCGTAATGCCCTGAAAGAGCGCGAATCGCAGAAGCCGCCGCGCGCCTACCGCGAGCTGTTCCGCATCCTGCGCGAGATCGATGACGCCACCAACAACGAGTGAGACCCCCTGACATGAGCACCGACATCCTTCGCATCGGACTGGTTTCCATCAGCGATCGTGCCTCCAGTGGCGGCTACGAAGACAAGGGCGTGCCTGCGCTGCGCGAGTGGTTCGAGCGCGCACTCAGTTCCCCCTGGGAGATGGAAACCCGCCTGATCCCCGATGACCAGCCGACCATCGAACGCACCCTGATCGAGCTGTGCGATGTCGCCGGTTGCGACCTGGTGCTGACCACCGGCGGCACCGGCCCCGCGCTGCGTGACGTCACCCCGGAGGCAACACTGGCCGTGGCGCAAAAGGTGATGCCTGGCTTCGGCGAGCAGATGCGCCAGATCAGCCTCAAGTTCGTGCCCACCGCCATCCTCTCGCGCCAGGTGGCGGTGATCCGCGGCAAGAGCCTGATCATCAACCTGCCGGGCCAGCCGAAGTCGATCAAGGAAACGCTCGAGGGCCTGAAGGATGCGGAGGGCGCGTCGCTGGTCGATGGCATTTTTGCCGCCGTGCCCTACTGCATCGACCTGATCGGCGGCCCCTATGTCGAAACGCATGACTCGGTGATCAAGGTGTTTCGTCCCAAGTCCGCGATCCGACCGTCCGCGGCCTGATACCGTCCTGTTGCTCGACGTCCTGGGTGTGGCGGCAAGCGGCGCGGCCGTGAACGCACGTCTAGGTCAAAGGGTATAGATTTCCGCGACACTGCCGTTATGTTGACGAGCGGATAGCCACGGATTGACCGGCATGTCTTTCACTCCTCTGTTTCTGATCGGGCTGCGGGCCGCGCTGTGTGCGTTCCTGCTGCTGGCGGTCGGTGTGGCCCGGGGGGAGCGCGCGGGCCCCGGCTTTCAGGCGTTGTTCGATGCCCACGGCGCCGTCATGTTGCTGATCGACCCGGACTCCGGGCGCATCGTCGATGCCAATCCGGCCGCCTCGGCCTTTTATGGCTATTCGCGAGACGATCTGCGCGCGATGAACATCGACCAGATCAACACCTTCACCCCCGAGCAGGTCGCCGAGGAGCGCCAACTGGCCGCCCGTGCCGGGCGCAACTATTTCATCTTCCGTCACCGCCTGGCTGACGGCAGCCTGCGCACCGTGGAGGCGCACGCCCAGCCGTTCGATTTTGGTGACCGGACATTGCTGTTTTCCATCATCAACGACGTCACCCCCGGGCGGCTCGCCAACCAGGGCCTGTGGCACTATCAGAGCCTGCTCGAGGCGCAGGTGGACGAAAAGGTGGCGGAAGTGAACACCGTGCGCCGCCGGGAAGAAGCGCTGCTTGCGACCGGGCTGCTGGTGCAGACGGGGGTCATCGTCCTGCTGGGGATCAACATCCGCAAGCGCAAGCGGCTCCAGCGTGAGCGCAGAGAGATGGCGCGGGCGATGGCCGATGAACGACAGCGCTTGATCGATATCCTGTGGGGTACGGGAGCCGGCACCTGGGAGTGGCAGGTGCCCAGCGGCACGCTAAGGGTGAACAGCCAGTGGGCCGGCATGGTCGGGCGGGCGCCCGAAGAGCTTGCCAGGCTCACCGAGTCGCAGCTGCGCGAATTCATCCATCCGGACGACCTGGCACGCTTTCTCGCCACGCGCCAGCAACACCTCGATGGCGAGAGCCCGGTCTACGAATGCGAGATGCGGGTGCGCTCGGGCCGCGATGGCTGGATCTGGGTGATGGATCGCGGGCGGGTGGTGAGCCGCGATGAGGGCGGTACGCCGCTCGGCATGGCCGGTACCTGGCTTGAAATCACCGGCAGGAAGCAGTACGAGGACAAGCTGCGTCTGGCCGCCAGCGTGTTTACCCATGCGCGCGAGGCGATCATGATCACCGCGCTCGACGGCAAGATCGTCGAAGTCAATGACGCGTTCTGCCGGATCACCGGCTACGACCGCGACGATGTGCTTGGCCACACACCGGCCGTGCTCAGCTCGGGCCGGCATGATGCGTCCTTCTATGCCGAGATGTGGCGGGCCCTGCGGGAAACCGGCCACTGGCAGGGCGAGGTCTGGAACCGGCGCAAGGACGGCGAGCTGTTTGCCGAAATGCTGACCATCAGCGCGGTGGGTGACGAACACGGCCGTGCGCCGTATTACGTTGCGCTGTTCTCCGACATCACCGCGCAGAAGCTGCATGAGAGCAAACTGGAGCGTTATGCACACTACGACGGCCTGACCGGGCTGCCCAATCGCTTGCTGATGATGGATCGCCTGCGCCAGGCCATGGCCGTGGCCGAGCGTCGCGGTAGCCGGCTGGCCGTGGCGTATCTCGATCTGGACGGATTCAAGGCCGTCAACGATACCTACGGGCATGCCGCGGGTGACGAAGTGCTCAGCACGCTGTCCGAGCGTTTCCGGCAGGCGGTGCGTGAGGGCGACACTATTGCCCGCCTCGGTGGCGACGAGTTCGTCGCCGTGCTGGTCGATCCGGGCAGCGGCGAGATGGTGCAATCGGTGCTCCAGCGCCTGCTCGACGCGGCCGTCCGGGCGGTGGTGTGGAACGGCCACCATCTCAAGGTGTCGGCGAGCATCGGGCTCGTCTTCTACCCCCTGGGCGGCCAGACCGATGCCGAGACGCTGATCCAGCGGGCCGACAACGCGATGTACCAGGCCAAGCAGTCGGGCAAGAACCGCTTCTACCTGGCCGAGTCGGCCTGAGCGCGCGTTACCGGGGCAGGATCGGGATGATGCGCCCGCGGCCGTTGGCCGGCGGCGCACTGCGCTGGCGCTGGCGCTCCTGCTCGCGCCACCAGGCGCGCAGACCGAGCAGCACGGCCAGGATCAGCGCGTAGATCAGCGGCTCGAACACATCCGCCTTGACCAGCCACCAGTAGTGCACCACGCCGAGAATGGCGATGCCATAGACCGAGCGGTGCAGCGCCTGCCAGCGCCGGCCGCCGAGGCGGCGGACCATGGCGTTGGTGCTGGTCACCGCCAGCGGCACCAGCAGCACGAAGGCGGCGAAACCCACGGTGATGTACGGGCGCTTGAGCACGTCGAGCACCACGGCACGCCAGTCGAAGAACTGGTCGAGCACGATGTAGGTGCCAAAGTGCAGCACGGCGTAGAAAAAGGTGAACAGGCCGAGCATCCGCCGCAGCCGGATCAGCCAGTGCCAGCCGGTGAGCTTGCGCAAGGGGGTGACGGCCAGCGTGATCAGCAAGAAGCGCAGCGTCCAGTCGCCGGTGGCGTGGGTGATGGCCTCGATCGGGTTGGCGCCGAGCGCGTCCTGGAAAAAAGCCAGTAGCAGCATGCCGGCCGGAATCAGGGCGAGGATGAACAACAGCACTTTCAGCGCGCTGACCTGGCGGGCCGAGAGGGCTTTGATCGAAGGCGAACGGGGGGCTGGGGTAGCAGTCATGAGTCGTGGTCAGTAATGCTTGCGCAGGTCCATGCCGGCGTAGAGTGAGGCGACCTGGTCGGCGTAGCCGTTGAAGGGCAGGGTCTTGCGCTTGAGGAAGTCGCCGATGCGGCGCTCCTTGGCCTGGCTCCAGCGCGGGTGGTCCACATCCGGGTTGACGTTGGAATAGAAACCATATTCCGACGGCCCGGCATCGTTCCAGGAGGTGTTGGGTTGCTTGTCGGTGAGGCGGAGGGTGACGATCGACTTGGCGCTCTTGAAACCGTACTTCCAGGGCACCACCAGGCGCACCGGGGCGCCGTTCTGGTTGGGCAGCACCTCGCCGTACAGGCCGACCGCCATCAGGGTCAGCGGGTGCATGGCCTCGTCCAGGCGCAGGCCTTCGCGATACGGCCAGTCGAGCACCGGGCGGGTGCTCATCACCTTGGGATCGTAGTGCGACACGAATTCGACATACTTCGCGCTGCCCAGCGGCTCCACCGCCTTGAGCAGCGCCGCCAGCGGAAAGCCCACCCAGGGCACCACCATCGACCAGGCCTCGACGCAGCGCAGGCGATAGATACGCTCTTCGAGCGGCGCCAGCTTGTAGAGCTGGTCCAGGTCGAAGGTGCGCGGCTTGCCCACCAGGCCTTCGACCTTGATCGTCCATGGCTCGGTCTTCATGCGCGAGGCGTACTGCACCGGGTCGCCCTTGTCGGTGCCGAATTCGTAGAAATTGTTGTAGCTGACGATGTCTTTGCGCGGGGTGAGCGGCTC comes from Denitromonas sp. and encodes:
- the pmbA gene encoding metalloprotease PmbA; protein product: MSANGFSYSQDALREIASDILKYARDKGATACETDVSEGVGASVAVRRSEIDTIEYNRDKGVGVTVYVGQQRGYASTSDFKSEALRATVDAALSIARFTAADEFAGLADRELLATDFPDLDLHHPWDLSVEQAIDLARACEAAAFDRDARISNSEGASVSRQESHFVSANSLGFMGGYASTRHSVSCSVIAGEGDGMQRDYWYDSCRDASELQGAADIGRTAAERAVARLNGRQVSTCDVPVIFEAPLAAGLIGSFVHAASGGALYRKSSFLLDSLGKPVFSPCINIAERAYIKKGLASGPFDDDGVQTRDREVIVDGVLQGYFLGVYSARKLGMQTTGNGGGAHNLLVAPGTDDFAALLRRMGRGLVVTELLGHGVNYVTGDYSRGAAGFWVENGEITYPVEEITIAGNLKDMLLGIEAVGSDVHRRGSKQTGSLLINRMTVAGT
- the yjgA gene encoding ribosome biogenesis factor YjgA, whose amino-acid sequence is MTDHDPIDLEDDVPEGPSKTRRKKDSDALQRLGAELVALSAERLKKVPLPDNLRDAVRACQRFKMEARRRQLQYIGKLMRNVDPEPIQAMLDVFNGVSAEEIARQHRIERQRERLLEDEGMLFELAERHPGADLQRLRVLRRNALKERESQKPPRAYRELFRILREIDDATNNE
- the mog gene encoding molybdopterin adenylyltransferase; translated protein: MSTDILRIGLVSISDRASSGGYEDKGVPALREWFERALSSPWEMETRLIPDDQPTIERTLIELCDVAGCDLVLTTGGTGPALRDVTPEATLAVAQKVMPGFGEQMRQISLKFVPTAILSRQVAVIRGKSLIINLPGQPKSIKETLEGLKDAEGASLVDGIFAAVPYCIDLIGGPYVETHDSVIKVFRPKSAIRPSAA
- a CDS encoding bifunctional diguanylate cyclase/phosphodiesterase; its protein translation is MSFTPLFLIGLRAALCAFLLLAVGVARGERAGPGFQALFDAHGAVMLLIDPDSGRIVDANPAASAFYGYSRDDLRAMNIDQINTFTPEQVAEERQLAARAGRNYFIFRHRLADGSLRTVEAHAQPFDFGDRTLLFSIINDVTPGRLANQGLWHYQSLLEAQVDEKVAEVNTVRRREEALLATGLLVQTGVIVLLGINIRKRKRLQRERREMARAMADERQRLIDILWGTGAGTWEWQVPSGTLRVNSQWAGMVGRAPEELARLTESQLREFIHPDDLARFLATRQQHLDGESPVYECEMRVRSGRDGWIWVMDRGRVVSRDEGGTPLGMAGTWLEITGRKQYEDKLRLAASVFTHAREAIMITALDGKIVEVNDAFCRITGYDRDDVLGHTPAVLSSGRHDASFYAEMWRALRETGHWQGEVWNRRKDGELFAEMLTISAVGDEHGRAPYYVALFSDITAQKLHESKLERYAHYDGLTGLPNRLLMMDRLRQAMAVAERRGSRLAVAYLDLDGFKAVNDTYGHAAGDEVLSTLSERFRQAVREGDTIARLGGDEFVAVLVDPGSGEMVQSVLQRLLDAAVRAVVWNGHHLKVSASIGLVFYPLGGQTDAETLIQRADNAMYQAKQSGKNRFYLAESA
- a CDS encoding protein-methionine-sulfoxide reductase heme-binding subunit MsrQ, whose protein sequence is MTATPAPRSPSIKALSARQVSALKVLLFILALIPAGMLLLAFFQDALGANPIEAITHATGDWTLRFLLITLAVTPLRKLTGWHWLIRLRRMLGLFTFFYAVLHFGTYIVLDQFFDWRAVVLDVLKRPYITVGFAAFVLLVPLAVTSTNAMVRRLGGRRWQALHRSVYGIAILGVVHYWWLVKADVFEPLIYALILAVLLGLRAWWREQERQRQRSAPPANGRGRIIPILPR
- the msrP gene encoding protein-methionine-sulfoxide reductase catalytic subunit MsrP; the encoded protein is MLIKSAPDIRPSEITPPALYADRRRFLRLTGASAAALALGGPAELLAAQARDLGPLVKSPFSASEPLTPRKDIVSYNNFYEFGTDKGDPVQYASRMKTEPWTIKVEGLVGKPRTFDLDQLYKLAPLEERIYRLRCVEAWSMVVPWVGFPLAALLKAVEPLGSAKYVEFVSHYDPKVMSTRPVLDWPYREGLRLDEAMHPLTLMAVGLYGEVLPNQNGAPVRLVVPWKYGFKSAKSIVTLRLTDKQPNTSWNDAGPSEYGFYSNVNPDVDHPRWSQAKERRIGDFLKRKTLPFNGYADQVASLYAGMDLRKHY